The Desulforegula conservatrix Mb1Pa genomic sequence AGAGTTCCTTGATGTCATCCACAATATGATTTGGAAGGGTAATATTAAGTCTTATATTGACCATACAAATTCTCTGGGCCTCATCATTCCTGTCTACATTCAAAAGGCAGGTGAACACAAGGAAAGAACGTGCGCCTTGCGAACATTCATGCTACCAACTTGCTGACTGCTGCCAGTTTGAATACAAATGAAACAATATTATTATAGAATTGATCGGTAGCTATAACATGCCATGAGAATATATGTCATTAATAATTCTGATTACCACTCTGCTTCAGCCATAGAAAGCATGGTTGATGGCATGGGTGGAGTCCTAAGAGCAACATAAATCAGTCTGTGAATCATGGACGGCAGATCATATCGGCGATTGAATCTGTACTGAAATTCTGCCAGGTACCGCGGAACATGCTTGCGATTAATTGCATGATAAGTACCTTTGAGCGCATTTTTTAAGTTACCAAGTATTATATTGACCCATTTGAAGGATGGATGCTCTACAGCTGCTTTACCACCTCCAGTAACATGGGGTTCGTGCTGGAAAC encodes the following:
- a CDS encoding transposase — translated: FQHEPHVTGGGKAAVEHPSFKWVNIILGNLKNALKGTYHAINRKHVPRYLAEFQYRFNRRYDLPSMIHRLIYVALRTPPMPSTMLSMAEAEW